A window of the Sphingobium sp. CAP-1 genome harbors these coding sequences:
- a CDS encoding glutathione S-transferase family protein, with amino-acid sequence MMKLFIGNKAYSSWSLRGWLACKLSGLPFEEVVVPLYDEAWEKRREGDEFAPSSGKVPILWDGDDIVVWDSLAIVEYLNEKSRGELFWPADPAARAMARSMAAEMHSSFAALRREHSMNIRQIYDPVPPSEAVAQDIGRIMQLWAQARARHAGEGDFLFGAFGAVDVMFAPVVTRFITYQLPVARFAEAYMRAIIAHPWMQEWIGGAQAEDWVIDRFEAPPQTV; translated from the coding sequence ATGATGAAGCTGTTTATCGGTAACAAGGCCTATTCGAGCTGGTCGCTGCGCGGCTGGCTGGCGTGCAAGCTTTCGGGCCTGCCCTTCGAGGAGGTGGTCGTCCCCCTCTATGACGAAGCGTGGGAGAAGAGGCGCGAGGGCGACGAGTTCGCGCCTTCGTCCGGCAAGGTGCCGATCCTGTGGGACGGCGACGACATCGTCGTCTGGGACAGCCTGGCCATCGTCGAATATCTGAACGAAAAAAGCAGGGGCGAGCTATTCTGGCCCGCCGATCCCGCCGCCCGCGCCATGGCCCGGTCGATGGCGGCCGAAATGCACAGCAGCTTCGCCGCGCTGCGCCGCGAGCATAGCATGAACATCCGCCAGATATATGACCCGGTGCCGCCATCCGAAGCGGTGGCGCAGGATATCGGCCGGATCATGCAGCTCTGGGCGCAGGCCCGCGCCCGCCATGCCGGCGAAGGCGACTTTCTGTTCGGCGCATTCGGCGCGGTGGACGTGATGTTCGCGCCGGTCGTCACCCGCTTCATCACCTATCAACTGCCGGTCGCGCGCTTTGCCGAAGCCTATATGCGCGCGATCATCGCCCACCCCTGGATGCAGGAATGGATCGGTGGCGCGCAGGCGGAAGATTGGGTGATCGACCGTTTCGAGGCGCCACCGCAGACGGTGTGA
- a CDS encoding sulfite exporter TauE/SafE family protein — protein MGSIDFFHAIAGLLVGTLVGLTGVGGGSLMTPLLVLIFGVSAKTAVGTDLLFAAITKIAGSAVHGSRETVDWTIVRRMAMGSIPAAIMTLILLRQIGEVGKSTEHIILLALASLLALTSVAVIGRKWLFRHRGDLDTVQSAGTILGGTVVLGALIGIAVSISSVGAGAIGVTVLLILYPRLQVARIVGSDIAHAVPLALIAGTGHWLMGDVNGVLLTNLLIGSIPGVIVGSYLSSHAPDKVLQPLLAAVLAISSWQLFLKARTPDTPKVEAPARPAPR, from the coding sequence ATGGGATCGATCGACTTCTTTCATGCCATCGCCGGTCTGCTGGTCGGTACGCTGGTCGGCCTGACCGGCGTGGGTGGCGGATCGCTGATGACGCCGCTGCTGGTCTTGATCTTCGGCGTCAGCGCCAAGACGGCGGTCGGCACCGACCTGCTGTTCGCCGCCATCACCAAGATCGCCGGCTCCGCCGTCCATGGATCGCGCGAAACGGTCGACTGGACGATCGTGCGGCGCATGGCGATGGGCAGCATTCCCGCCGCTATCATGACCCTCATCCTGCTGCGACAGATTGGCGAGGTCGGCAAATCAACCGAACATATCATCCTGCTGGCGCTGGCCAGCCTGCTGGCGCTGACATCCGTGGCGGTGATCGGCCGAAAATGGCTGTTCCGCCATCGCGGCGATCTGGATACGGTCCAGTCGGCCGGCACGATCCTGGGCGGAACGGTGGTGCTGGGCGCGCTGATCGGCATCGCCGTCTCCATCTCGTCGGTCGGCGCCGGGGCGATCGGGGTGACGGTGTTGCTGATCCTCTACCCGCGCCTTCAGGTGGCGCGCATCGTCGGATCGGACATCGCCCATGCCGTGCCGCTGGCGCTGATCGCCGGCACCGGCCACTGGCTGATGGGTGATGTCAACGGCGTGCTGCTGACCAATTTGCTGATCGGGTCGATCCCCGGCGTGATCGTCGGCAGCTACCTGTCCTCACACGCCCCAGACAAGGTGCTGCAACCGTTGCTGGCGGCGGTGCTGGCCATTTCCTCCTGGCAGCTTTTCCTGAAGGCACGGACGCCCGACACGCCGAAGGTCGAAGCGCCCGCCAGGCCGGCCCCGCGATAA
- the ndk gene encoding nucleoside-diphosphate kinase, with amino-acid sequence MAVTRTFSIIKPDATRRNLTGAVARMLEEAGLRIVASKRIRMSREQAEGFYAVHKERPFFADLVAFMISGPVVVQVLEGENAVQRNRDIMGATNPANADAGTIRKELAESIEANSVHGSDSEENAAIEIAYFFKPEEIVG; translated from the coding sequence ATGGCCGTCACGCGCACCTTTTCGATCATCAAGCCCGACGCGACCCGTCGCAACCTGACCGGCGCGGTCGCCAGGATGCTGGAGGAAGCAGGGCTTCGCATCGTCGCGTCCAAGCGCATCCGCATGAGCCGCGAGCAGGCCGAAGGCTTCTATGCCGTTCATAAGGAACGCCCCTTCTTCGCCGATCTGGTCGCCTTCATGATTTCCGGCCCGGTCGTCGTGCAGGTGCTGGAAGGCGAGAATGCCGTGCAGCGCAACCGCGACATCATGGGCGCCACCAACCCCGCCAACGCTGATGCCGGCACCATCCGCAAGGAACTGGCCGAATCGATCGAAGCCAATTCGGTCCATGGTTCGGACAGCGAAGAAAATGCCGCGATCGAGATCGCCTACTTCTTCAAGCCGGAAGAAATCGTCGGCTGA
- a CDS encoding DNA polymerase III subunit chi, giving the protein MQVDFYQLSRDPVDQVLPAIAARILGLGARLLVVAQEPERLERISAGLWAGPADSFLAHGRAGEGGEAHQPILLGATCDALNGAIHIALADGVWREEALGFERAFYFFDADTIDGARASWRALSKADGVEPRFWRQEGRKWVQGP; this is encoded by the coding sequence ATGCAGGTCGATTTCTACCAGCTCAGCCGCGATCCCGTGGACCAGGTGCTGCCCGCGATCGCGGCGCGCATCCTGGGCCTGGGCGCGCGGCTGCTGGTGGTGGCGCAGGAGCCGGAGCGGCTGGAGCGGATTTCCGCCGGCCTGTGGGCCGGGCCAGCCGACAGTTTTCTGGCCCATGGCCGGGCGGGCGAGGGCGGGGAGGCGCATCAGCCGATCCTGCTGGGCGCAACCTGCGATGCGCTGAACGGCGCGATCCATATCGCGCTGGCGGATGGCGTCTGGCGCGAGGAGGCGCTGGGGTTCGAGCGCGCCTTCTATTTCTTCGACGCCGACACGATCGACGGCGCGCGGGCCAGTTGGCGCGCGCTCAGCAAGGCCGATGGCGTCGAGCCGCGTTTCTGGCGGCAGGAAGGCCGCAAATGGGTGCAGGGGCCGTGA
- a CDS encoding leucyl aminopeptidase codes for MNIQFSPTRPDADTLVFAVPKGGFDGLPLAAAATLAAGATASRFNGESGSSFESFVEEGGKTLRVLLLGVGAGADLDYEKAGAALTAKLNTSGAIHAVVEFFGGASAEQAARLAFGAKLRGWRIDTYRTRQSEKARPTLRTVTLVATGAEAQWERQAAVAEGVAFTRELVSEPANILYPESFVERCQHLAELGVRITVLDKAAMEKLGMGSLLGVAQGSVREARLLAMEWDGTDGAVEKPVVFVGKGVTFDTGGISLKPGAGMEDMKWDMGGAGAVAGAMKALAGRKAKAHVVGICGLVENMPDGNAQRPGDVVTSMSGQTIEVINTDAEGRLVLCDALTWAQRTYKPEVVIDLATLTGAMIVALGHEYAGIFANDDGLANDLIAAGQAAGDPLWRFPLLPAYDKLIDSPIADMKNMGARYAGSITAAQFLKRFIEDGVKWAHLDIAGMVWADKPGGTWDKGATGYGVRLIDRLVADKFEQ; via the coding sequence ATGAATATTCAGTTCAGCCCGACCCGCCCCGATGCCGATACGCTGGTCTTTGCCGTGCCCAAGGGCGGATTCGACGGGCTGCCGCTGGCGGCGGCGGCGACGCTGGCGGCCGGGGCCACCGCGTCGCGCTTCAATGGCGAGAGCGGATCGAGCTTCGAAAGTTTCGTGGAGGAAGGCGGCAAGACGCTGCGCGTGCTGTTGCTGGGCGTCGGCGCCGGGGCGGATCTGGATTATGAAAAGGCCGGCGCGGCGCTGACCGCCAAGCTCAACACCAGCGGCGCGATCCATGCCGTCGTCGAATTTTTCGGCGGCGCGAGCGCGGAGCAGGCGGCACGGCTGGCCTTTGGCGCGAAATTGCGCGGCTGGCGGATCGACACCTATCGCACGCGCCAGAGCGAAAAGGCCCGGCCGACGCTCAGGACCGTCACGCTGGTCGCCACCGGCGCGGAGGCGCAGTGGGAACGGCAGGCCGCCGTGGCCGAAGGCGTGGCCTTCACCCGCGAACTGGTGTCGGAACCGGCGAACATCCTCTACCCCGAAAGCTTCGTGGAACGCTGCCAGCACCTTGCCGAACTGGGCGTCCGGATCACCGTGCTGGACAAGGCGGCGATGGAAAAGCTGGGCATGGGATCGCTGCTGGGCGTGGCGCAGGGTTCGGTGCGCGAAGCGCGGCTGCTGGCGATGGAATGGGACGGCACGGATGGCGCGGTCGAAAAGCCGGTCGTGTTCGTGGGCAAGGGCGTGACCTTCGACACGGGCGGCATTTCGCTGAAGCCCGGCGCGGGCATGGAGGACATGAAGTGGGACATGGGCGGCGCCGGCGCGGTCGCCGGCGCGATGAAGGCGCTGGCCGGGCGCAAGGCGAAGGCGCATGTGGTCGGCATTTGCGGCCTTGTTGAAAATATGCCCGACGGCAATGCCCAGCGCCCCGGCGATGTCGTTACCTCCATGTCGGGGCAGACGATCGAGGTCATCAATACCGACGCCGAAGGCCGGCTGGTGCTGTGCGACGCGCTGACCTGGGCGCAGCGGACCTACAAGCCGGAGGTGGTGATTGACCTTGCCACGCTGACCGGCGCGATGATCGTGGCGCTGGGCCATGAATATGCGGGCATCTTCGCCAATGACGATGGCCTTGCCAATGATCTGATCGCGGCGGGGCAGGCGGCGGGCGATCCGCTGTGGCGTTTCCCGCTGCTGCCCGCCTATGACAAGCTGATCGACAGCCCGATCGCCGACATGAAGAATATGGGCGCGCGCTATGCCGGATCGATCACCGCCGCGCAGTTCCTCAAGCGCTTTATCGAGGATGGCGTCAAATGGGCGCATCTCGACATTGCCGGCATGGTCTGGGCGGACAAGCCCGGCGGCACCTGGGACAAGGGGGCGACCGGCTATGGCGTGCGCCTGATCGACCGGCTGGTGGCGGACAAGTTCGAGCAGTAA
- a CDS encoding LPS-assembly protein LptD has protein sequence MQNTLFPLSLRAALLGGVALVAGPQALAQQLNEPQTPVSAPDAPTPENDQQLGFAADALQYDSNSEIVTATGNVQLLREGNRLRADKVVWDRNSGKVEAQGNVSVTDPEGNIAYGDRFDVTDTLKDGAVENMLLVLQSGGRLAAVKGERVNGIYTLHRATYTGCAVEGSDGCPKEPTWQINAVRVIYDPVRQRVTYKNANVELFGLPLIPLPGLSHPVGDNGSSGLLVPNLRYDRTNGFEVALPYYFKLAPNRDLTITPHVYSGTLPMLETNFRHLTDRGAYQITGYITHGSRVATSDSATGTTPTASQEDIRGYLDASGKLQLSPEWSIDGSLRVVTDRTFLRRYDISRDDRLRSTLGAQRIDDDSYLSIRAWAFQTLRQGDSQGQMPIILPAIDYRKRIADPLLGGILQLQANTLAITRTNGEDMQRAFVGAEWNLRKITGLGQEVTFTGYLRGDAYHSSDNDLATVTSYAGNPGWKARGIAAAAIDMRWPFVGEAFGGVQRIAPRVQIVASPRLANLSVPNEDSRAVDLEDSNLFALNRFAGYDRFEDSSRVTYGLEYGLDLPDFSLQSIVGQSYRLDRRESILPDGTGLSDRTSDIVGRTTIRYKDFIAFTHRFRLDKDNLAVRRNEIDATVGSKKSYAMVGYLRLNRNALSGLEDLQDREELRLGGRVQFARFWSIFGSTVIDLTDAREDPVSVSDGYEPVRHRLGFAYEDDCLTLGFTWRRDYQANGDARKGNGFQLRLAFRNIGI, from the coding sequence TTGCAAAACACCCTGTTCCCCCTTTCCCTTCGCGCCGCATTGCTCGGCGGCGTCGCGCTCGTCGCCGGACCGCAGGCGCTGGCGCAACAGTTGAACGAACCGCAGACCCCGGTCAGCGCGCCCGACGCGCCGACGCCGGAAAATGACCAGCAACTGGGCTTCGCCGCCGACGCGCTGCAATATGACAGCAACAGCGAAATCGTCACCGCGACCGGCAACGTGCAGTTGCTGCGGGAGGGCAACCGGCTGCGCGCGGACAAGGTGGTGTGGGACCGCAACAGCGGCAAGGTGGAGGCGCAGGGCAATGTCTCCGTCACCGATCCCGAAGGCAATATCGCCTATGGCGACCGTTTCGATGTCACCGACACGCTGAAGGACGGCGCGGTCGAGAATATGCTGCTGGTGCTTCAGTCAGGCGGCCGGCTGGCGGCGGTGAAGGGTGAGCGGGTCAACGGCATCTACACGCTGCATCGCGCCACCTATACCGGCTGCGCGGTCGAGGGCAGCGACGGCTGTCCCAAGGAACCGACCTGGCAGATCAACGCCGTGCGCGTCATCTATGATCCGGTGCGCCAGCGCGTCACTTACAAGAACGCCAATGTCGAACTGTTCGGCCTGCCGCTGATCCCGCTGCCCGGCCTGTCCCACCCGGTGGGCGACAATGGCAGCAGTGGGCTGCTGGTGCCCAATTTGCGCTATGACCGCACCAACGGGTTCGAAGTCGCGCTGCCCTATTATTTCAAGCTGGCGCCCAATCGCGACCTGACCATCACGCCGCATGTCTATAGTGGCACGCTGCCGATGCTGGAGACAAATTTCCGCCACCTGACCGATCGCGGCGCCTATCAGATCACCGGCTATATCACCCATGGCAGCCGCGTCGCGACCAGCGATAGCGCCACAGGCACGACGCCGACCGCCAGCCAGGAGGATATTCGCGGCTATCTGGACGCCAGCGGCAAGCTGCAACTCAGCCCCGAATGGAGTATCGACGGATCGCTGCGCGTCGTGACCGACCGCACCTTCCTGCGCCGTTACGACATCAGCCGCGACGACCGGCTGCGTTCCACCCTTGGCGCGCAGCGGATCGACGACGACAGCTATCTGTCGATTCGCGCCTGGGCGTTCCAGACGCTGCGCCAGGGCGATTCACAGGGGCAGATGCCGATCATTCTGCCGGCGATCGATTATCGCAAGCGGATCGCCGACCCCTTGCTGGGTGGCATCTTGCAGTTGCAGGCCAATACGCTGGCCATCACCCGCACCAACGGGGAGGATATGCAGCGCGCCTTCGTCGGCGCCGAATGGAATCTGCGCAAGATCACCGGCCTGGGTCAGGAAGTGACCTTCACCGGCTATCTGCGCGGCGATGCCTATCACAGCAGCGACAATGATCTCGCCACAGTGACCAGCTATGCCGGCAATCCGGGCTGGAAGGCACGCGGTATCGCCGCCGCCGCCATCGACATGCGCTGGCCCTTCGTTGGCGAGGCGTTCGGCGGTGTCCAGCGGATCGCGCCCCGCGTCCAGATCGTCGCATCGCCACGCCTTGCCAATCTGTCGGTGCCCAATGAGGATTCGCGCGCCGTCGATCTGGAGGACAGCAATCTTTTCGCGCTCAACCGCTTTGCCGGCTATGATCGGTTCGAGGATAGTTCGCGCGTCACCTATGGCCTGGAATATGGCCTCGACCTGCCCGATTTCTCGCTGCAAAGCATCGTCGGCCAAAGCTATCGCCTCGACCGGCGGGAAAGCATCCTGCCCGACGGCACCGGCCTGTCCGATCGCACGTCCGACATCGTCGGCCGCACCACGATCCGCTACAAGGATTTCATCGCCTTCACCCACCGTTTCCGGCTGGACAAGGACAATCTGGCGGTCCGCCGCAACGAGATCGACGCGACCGTCGGCAGCAAGAAAAGCTATGCCATGGTCGGCTATCTGCGGCTCAACCGCAATGCACTGTCGGGTCTGGAGGATTTGCAGGATCGCGAAGAACTGCGCCTGGGTGGCCGCGTCCAGTTCGCGCGCTTCTGGTCCATATTCGGATCGACCGTCATCGACCTGACCGATGCGCGCGAAGATCCGGTCAGCGTGTCCGACGGCTATGAGCCGGTGCGCCATCGCCTGGGCTTCGCCTATGAGGATGACTGCCTGACGCTGGGCTTCACCTGGCGGCGCGACTATCAGGCCAATGGCGACGCGCGGAAGGGAAATGGCTTCCAGCTACGTCTAGCTTTCCGCAATATTGGCATATAA
- a CDS encoding peptidylprolyl isomerase, whose protein sequence is MLPVVSLPNRLSHGVRAGLRTLLLSCTLLGAGIHPLAAQTVDDDGGVSAQQLNLPKDVTVFGKSDPNVRKATAIVNGRIITGTDIDQRLALIITANGGKVSDEEKERLRVQVLRNLIDETLQIQEAAANDIKVDPAEVNQSYERVAANFRQSPGQFDAYLREKGSAAASIKRQIEGELAWSRLLRRNIQPFVNVSEDEVKSVIDRLNAAKGSDEVRIGEIYLSATPENHDQIIANARNIIEQIQKGGSFQAYARQFSEASTAVVGGDLGWVRPTQLPAELAQAAGEMQVGQIAGPIETAGGMSILYVMDKRKVLTADPRDSLLSLKQLSVLFPQGTTKEVASARAAAFAAAVKEIKGCGQANEVGSKIGADVVDNDNVKVRDLPPQLQDILMNLQVGEATPPFGSITDGVRVLVVCGRDDPASANAPNPDQIMAQLEEERVNKRARIYLRDLRRDAVIEYN, encoded by the coding sequence ATGCTGCCTGTCGTTTCCTTGCCCAACCGCCTGTCCCATGGCGTCCGCGCGGGCCTGCGCACCCTGCTTCTGTCTTGCACGCTGCTGGGCGCGGGCATCCATCCGCTCGCCGCGCAGACGGTGGACGATGATGGCGGCGTCAGCGCGCAACAGCTCAACCTGCCCAAGGATGTCACCGTCTTTGGCAAGAGCGACCCCAATGTCCGCAAGGCGACCGCGATCGTCAATGGCCGCATCATCACCGGCACCGACATCGACCAGCGGCTGGCGCTGATCATCACCGCCAATGGCGGCAAGGTATCGGACGAGGAAAAGGAACGGCTGCGCGTCCAGGTGCTGCGCAACCTGATCGACGAAACGCTTCAGATTCAGGAAGCGGCCGCCAACGACATCAAGGTCGATCCGGCCGAAGTGAATCAGAGCTATGAGCGGGTCGCGGCCAATTTCCGCCAGTCGCCGGGCCAGTTCGACGCCTATCTGCGCGAAAAGGGCAGCGCCGCCGCCAGCATCAAGCGCCAGATCGAAGGCGAACTGGCCTGGAGCCGGCTATTGCGCCGGAACATCCAGCCCTTCGTCAACGTGTCCGAGGACGAAGTGAAGTCGGTGATCGACCGGCTGAACGCCGCCAAGGGCAGCGACGAGGTGCGAATCGGCGAAATCTATCTGTCGGCGACACCGGAAAATCACGACCAGATCATCGCCAACGCCCGCAACATCATCGAACAGATCCAGAAGGGCGGCAGCTTCCAGGCCTATGCCCGCCAGTTTTCCGAAGCCTCGACCGCGGTCGTCGGCGGCGATCTGGGCTGGGTCCGCCCCACCCAGTTGCCGGCCGAACTGGCGCAGGCGGCTGGCGAGATGCAGGTCGGCCAGATCGCCGGGCCGATCGAGACTGCCGGCGGCATGTCGATCCTCTACGTCATGGACAAGCGCAAGGTGCTGACCGCCGATCCACGCGATTCGCTGCTCAGCCTGAAGCAGCTTTCGGTGCTGTTCCCGCAGGGCACGACCAAGGAAGTCGCCAGCGCCAGGGCCGCCGCCTTCGCCGCCGCGGTCAAGGAGATCAAGGGCTGCGGCCAGGCCAATGAGGTCGGGTCGAAAATCGGTGCCGATGTGGTCGACAATGACAATGTGAAGGTGCGCGACCTGCCGCCGCAGTTGCAGGACATTCTGATGAACCTGCAAGTGGGCGAAGCCACGCCGCCCTTCGGCTCCATCACCGATGGCGTGCGCGTTCTGGTCGTCTGCGGCCGCGACGATCCGGCATCGGCCAATGCGCCGAACCCGGACCAGATCATGGCGCAACTGGAAGAGGAAAGGGTCAACAAGCGCGCTCGCATCTATCTGCGCGACCTTCGCCGCGATGCCGTCATCGAATATAACTGA
- the pdxA gene encoding 4-hydroxythreonine-4-phosphate dehydrogenase PdxA has translation MPSSNITDAVPPARSDLAPFAVSLGDPAGIGPEIVAKSWVMREARGLPPFFAVGDVASLRAVWLGPIAPISAPEEAAGVFATALPCLQVAQAGDIVPGSPSIDGARTAFQALEVAVGLARSGSAGGVITAPVGKEQLYGVGFTHPGQTEFIAERCGVAPHNAVMMLAGPSLKVVPITIHISIADVPAALTIDLIRARALTTAKGLQRNFGIARPRIAVAGLNPHAGENGALGREEIEVIRPAIELLREDGLDIIGPLAADGMFHARARETYDVALCMYHDQALIPIKTLNFDEGVNITLGLPIVRTSPDHGTAFGIAGKDSANPGAMMAAIRMAAEAARARSAHG, from the coding sequence ATGCCGTCATCGAATATAACTGACGCCGTCCCGCCCGCCCGGTCGGACCTGGCCCCTTTCGCCGTTTCGCTCGGCGATCCGGCGGGCATCGGGCCGGAAATCGTCGCCAAAAGCTGGGTCATGCGCGAAGCGCGCGGCCTGCCGCCCTTTTTCGCTGTCGGGGATGTCGCGTCGCTGCGCGCCGTCTGGCTCGGCCCGATCGCGCCGATCAGCGCGCCGGAAGAAGCGGCGGGCGTCTTTGCCACCGCCCTGCCCTGCCTTCAGGTCGCGCAGGCGGGCGATATCGTGCCGGGCAGCCCCAGTATCGACGGCGCGCGCACCGCTTTCCAGGCGCTCGAAGTCGCGGTCGGCCTGGCCCGGTCGGGATCGGCCGGCGGGGTCATCACCGCGCCGGTGGGCAAGGAACAGCTTTACGGGGTGGGCTTCACCCATCCGGGCCAGACCGAATTCATCGCCGAACGCTGCGGCGTCGCCCCCCATAATGCCGTGATGATGCTGGCCGGCCCGTCGCTGAAGGTCGTGCCGATCACCATCCATATCAGCATCGCCGACGTGCCCGCCGCGCTGACCATCGACCTGATCCGCGCCCGCGCGCTGACCACCGCCAAGGGCTTGCAGCGCAATTTCGGCATCGCCCGCCCACGCATCGCCGTCGCGGGCCTCAATCCCCATGCGGGCGAAAATGGCGCACTGGGCCGCGAGGAGATCGAGGTGATCCGCCCCGCGATCGAGCTGCTGCGCGAGGATGGCCTCGACATCATCGGCCCGCTCGCCGCCGACGGCATGTTCCATGCCCGTGCGCGCGAAACCTATGACGTGGCGCTGTGCATGTATCACGATCAGGCGCTGATCCCGATCAAGACGCTGAATTTCGATGAGGGCGTCAACATCACGCTGGGCCTGCCAATCGTGCGCACATCGCCCGACCATGGCACCGCCTTCGGCATCGCCGGCAAGGACAGCGCCAATCCGGGCGCGATGATGGCCGCCATCCGCATGGCCGCCGAAGCCGCGCGCGCGCGCTCCGCCCATGGCTGA
- the rsmA gene encoding 16S rRNA (adenine(1518)-N(6)/adenine(1519)-N(6))-dimethyltransferase RsmA — protein MADTRPALPPLRDVIARHGLAASKALGQNFLLDEQLLDRIAAIPGPLQGAPAFEVGPGPGGLTRAILRAGARLVAVERDHRCLPALAELEEAFPGQLRVISGDAMQVDARAQAGEGAHIIANLPYNVGTPLLVGWLSADWSPLPWWNSLTLMFQMEVAERIVAKPGTDHYGRLAVLSQWRSDAKIAMKVHRSAFTPPPKVMSAVVHITAKAAPEGVQLKYLERLTAAAFGQRRKMLRQSLKGLPGALDALEAIGIDPQRRAETVSVEEFVAVARILSQ, from the coding sequence ATGGCTGATACCCGTCCGGCGCTCCCGCCCCTGCGCGATGTGATCGCGCGCCATGGCCTGGCCGCCAGCAAGGCGCTGGGCCAGAATTTCCTGCTGGACGAACAATTGCTCGATCGGATCGCGGCGATCCCCGGCCCGTTGCAGGGCGCGCCAGCGTTCGAGGTCGGTCCCGGCCCCGGCGGCCTGACCCGCGCGATCCTGCGCGCCGGGGCGCGACTGGTCGCGGTCGAGCGCGACCATCGCTGCCTGCCCGCGCTCGCCGAACTGGAGGAGGCTTTCCCCGGCCAGCTCCGTGTCATTTCCGGCGACGCCATGCAGGTCGACGCCCGCGCGCAAGCGGGTGAAGGCGCGCATATCATCGCCAACCTGCCCTATAATGTCGGTACGCCGCTGCTGGTCGGCTGGCTGTCGGCCGATTGGTCGCCCTTGCCCTGGTGGAACAGCCTGACGCTGATGTTCCAGATGGAGGTGGCGGAGCGCATCGTCGCGAAACCCGGCACCGATCATTATGGCCGGCTGGCGGTGCTGTCCCAGTGGCGCAGCGATGCGAAGATCGCGATGAAGGTCCACCGCAGCGCCTTCACCCCGCCCCCAAAAGTCATGTCGGCGGTGGTCCACATCACCGCCAAAGCCGCGCCCGAAGGGGTGCAACTCAAATATCTGGAGCGCCTGACCGCCGCCGCCTTCGGCCAGCGCCGCAAGATGCTGCGCCAGAGCCTGAAGGGGCTGCCCGGCGCGCTCGACGCGCTGGAGGCCATCGGCATCGACCCGCAACGCCGCGCCGAAACGGTGAGCGTAGAGGAATTCGTCGCGGTCGCGCGGATCTTAAGTCAATAA
- a CDS encoding pseudouridine synthase, giving the protein MARLILFNKPYDMLSQFTDRGTDAARATLSDCIAVPGVYPAGRLDRDSEGLLLLTDDGRLQSRIADPKYKLPKTYLAQVEGEVSDEALAALRRGVQLKDGLTRPAEAERIADPGLWPRNPPIRVRKSVPDGWISLTISEGRNRQVRRMTAAVGHPTLRLVRWRIGDWTLDGLAPGEWREERM; this is encoded by the coding sequence ATGGCCCGCCTGATCCTGTTCAACAAACCCTATGACATGCTCTCCCAGTTCACCGACCGGGGGACGGACGCGGCGCGCGCCACCCTGTCCGACTGCATCGCCGTGCCGGGCGTCTATCCTGCCGGCCGGCTCGATCGCGACAGCGAAGGGCTGCTGCTGCTGACCGACGATGGCCGGCTCCAGTCGCGCATCGCCGATCCCAAATATAAGCTGCCCAAAACCTATCTGGCGCAGGTGGAGGGCGAGGTTAGCGACGAAGCGCTCGCGGCGCTACGGCGCGGGGTCCAGTTGAAGGACGGCCTCACCCGCCCGGCCGAGGCGGAGCGCATCGCCGATCCCGGCCTGTGGCCCCGCAATCCGCCGATCCGCGTGCGCAAGAGCGTGCCCGACGGCTGGATCAGCCTGACGATAAGCGAGGGCCGCAACCGGCAAGTCCGGCGCATGACCGCCGCCGTCGGCCACCCCACCCTGCGGCTGGTGCGCTGGCGCATCGGCGACTGGACGCTGGACGGCCTGGCGCCGGGGGAATGGCGCGAAGAGCGGATGTAG
- a CDS encoding tetratricopeptide repeat protein → MRFTPASIALAVVLTTVSSVGLSQKPDSQISPQSVEWQKAGEAARKAGNLDGATDALESALAIDPRNRTAYVELAEVARAQGLQGKAIRLYKEALLLDPTDVVALAGQGEAMVEKGALAKAKEVLAQAQALCKGNCAPVGQLAAAIQKGPPAVAMTDKNAVPAPKAAPTETP, encoded by the coding sequence ATGCGTTTCACCCCTGCCTCGATCGCCCTTGCCGTCGTCCTGACCACCGTGTCGAGTGTGGGGCTGAGCCAGAAGCCCGACAGCCAGATCAGCCCGCAGTCGGTCGAGTGGCAGAAGGCGGGTGAGGCCGCGCGCAAGGCGGGCAATCTGGACGGCGCGACCGACGCGCTGGAAAGCGCGCTGGCGATCGATCCGCGCAACCGCACCGCCTATGTCGAACTGGCCGAAGTCGCCCGTGCGCAGGGGCTTCAGGGCAAGGCGATCCGGCTCTACAAGGAAGCGTTGCTGCTCGACCCGACCGATGTGGTCGCGCTGGCCGGGCAGGGCGAGGCGATGGTGGAGAAAGGCGCGCTCGCCAAGGCGAAGGAGGTGCTGGCCCAGGCGCAGGCGCTGTGCAAGGGCAACTGCGCGCCGGTCGGGCAACTCGCCGCCGCGATCCAGAAGGGGCCGCCCGCCGTCGCGATGACGGACAAGAACGCCGTGCCCGCGCCCAAGGCCGCGCCGACCGAAACGCCCTGA